A genomic stretch from Theropithecus gelada isolate Dixy chromosome 2, Tgel_1.0, whole genome shotgun sequence includes:
- the CLEC3B gene encoding tetranectin isoform X2, producing the protein MELWGAYLLLCLFSLLTQVTTEPPTQKPKKVVNAKKVCLKGTKVHMKCFLAFTQAKTFHEASEDCISRGGTLGTPQTGSENDALYEYLRQSVGNEAEIWLGLNDMATEGIWVDMTGARIAYKNWETEITAQPDGGKTENCAVLSGAANGKWFDKRCRDPLPYICQFGIV; encoded by the exons ATGGAGCTCTGGGGGGCCtacctcctcctctgcctcttctccctcctgACCCAGGTCACCACCGAGCCACCAACCCAGAAGCCCAAGAAGGTTGTAAATGCCAAGAAAG TCTGCCTGAAGGGGACCAAGGTGCACATGAAATGCTTTCTGGCCTTCACCCAGGCGAAGACCTTCCACGAGGCCAGCGAGGACTGCATCTCGCGCGGGGGCACCTTAGGCACTCCGCAGACTGGCTCGGAGAATGACGCCCTGTACGAGTACCTGCGCCAGAGCGTGGGCAACGAGGCCGAGATCTGGCTGGGCCTCAACGACATGGCGACCGAGGGCATCTGGGTGGACATGACCGGCGCCCGCATCGCCTACAAGAACTGGGAGACCGAGATCACCGCGCAGCCTGACGGCGGCAAGACCGAGAACTGCGCGGTCCTGTCAGGCGCGGCCAATGGCAAGTGGTTCGACAAGCGCTGCCGCGATCCGCTGCCCTACATTTGCCAGTTCGGGATCGTGTAA
- the CLEC3B gene encoding tetranectin isoform X3, translated as MFEELKSRLDTLAQEVALLKEQQALQTVCLKGTKVHMKCFLAFTQAKTFHEASEDCISRGGTLGTPQTGSENDALYEYLRQSVGNEAEIWLGLNDMATEGIWVDMTGARIAYKNWETEITAQPDGGKTENCAVLSGAANGKWFDKRCRDPLPYICQFGIV; from the exons ATGTTTGAGGAGCTCAAAAGCCGTCTGGACACCCTGGCCCAGGAGGTGGCTCTGCTGAAGGAGCAGCAGGCCTTGCAGACGG TCTGCCTGAAGGGGACCAAGGTGCACATGAAATGCTTTCTGGCCTTCACCCAGGCGAAGACCTTCCACGAGGCCAGCGAGGACTGCATCTCGCGCGGGGGCACCTTAGGCACTCCGCAGACTGGCTCGGAGAATGACGCCCTGTACGAGTACCTGCGCCAGAGCGTGGGCAACGAGGCCGAGATCTGGCTGGGCCTCAACGACATGGCGACCGAGGGCATCTGGGTGGACATGACCGGCGCCCGCATCGCCTACAAGAACTGGGAGACCGAGATCACCGCGCAGCCTGACGGCGGCAAGACCGAGAACTGCGCGGTCCTGTCAGGCGCGGCCAATGGCAAGTGGTTCGACAAGCGCTGCCGCGATCCGCTGCCCTACATTTGCCAGTTCGGGATCGTGTAA
- the CLEC3B gene encoding tetranectin isoform X1 encodes MELWGAYLLLCLFSLLTQVTTEPPTQKPKKVVNAKKDVVSTKMFEELKSRLDTLAQEVALLKEQQALQTVCLKGTKVHMKCFLAFTQAKTFHEASEDCISRGGTLGTPQTGSENDALYEYLRQSVGNEAEIWLGLNDMATEGIWVDMTGARIAYKNWETEITAQPDGGKTENCAVLSGAANGKWFDKRCRDPLPYICQFGIV; translated from the exons ATGGAGCTCTGGGGGGCCtacctcctcctctgcctcttctccctcctgACCCAGGTCACCACCGAGCCACCAACCCAGAAGCCCAAGAAGGTTGTAAATGCCAAGAAAG ATGTTGTGAGCACAAAGATGTTTGAGGAGCTCAAAAGCCGTCTGGACACCCTGGCCCAGGAGGTGGCTCTGCTGAAGGAGCAGCAGGCCTTGCAGACGG TCTGCCTGAAGGGGACCAAGGTGCACATGAAATGCTTTCTGGCCTTCACCCAGGCGAAGACCTTCCACGAGGCCAGCGAGGACTGCATCTCGCGCGGGGGCACCTTAGGCACTCCGCAGACTGGCTCGGAGAATGACGCCCTGTACGAGTACCTGCGCCAGAGCGTGGGCAACGAGGCCGAGATCTGGCTGGGCCTCAACGACATGGCGACCGAGGGCATCTGGGTGGACATGACCGGCGCCCGCATCGCCTACAAGAACTGGGAGACCGAGATCACCGCGCAGCCTGACGGCGGCAAGACCGAGAACTGCGCGGTCCTGTCAGGCGCGGCCAATGGCAAGTGGTTCGACAAGCGCTGCCGCGATCCGCTGCCCTACATTTGCCAGTTCGGGATCGTGTAA